Proteins from a single region of Euleptes europaea isolate rEulEur1 chromosome 21, rEulEur1.hap1, whole genome shotgun sequence:
- the NME3 gene encoding nucleoside diphosphate kinase 3: MIFLLALFASIFQAAYTGVNERTFLAIKPDGVQRHLVGEIVRRFERKGFKLVAMKLMQASEDLLKEHYAEHRERPFYIRLVKYMSSGPVVAMVWQGLDVVKMARTMIGETNPADSKPGTIRGDFCLDVGKNVVHGSDSVESARREIALWFRKDETLCWEDSTERWIYE; the protein is encoded by the exons ATGATCTTCCTGCTCGCCCTCTTCGCCAGCATCTTCCAAGCAG CTTACACCGGCGTCAACGAACGCACCTTCCTCGCCATCAAACCCGACGGGGTGCAGCGGCATCTGGTGGGCGAGATCGTCAGGCGCTTTGAGAGGAAGGGCTTCAAACTGGTGGCCATGAAGCTCATGCAG GCCTCGGAAGACTTGTTGAAAGAGCATTACGCGGAGCATCGGGAACGCCCGTTCTACATCCGCCTGGTGAAGTACATGAGCTCCGGCCCCGTCGTGGCAATG GTCTGGCAAGGACTGGACGTGGTGAAAATGGCTCGCACCATGATCGGAGAAACCAACCCTGCGGACTCCAAGCCCGGGACCATCCGAGGAGATTTCTGCCTCGACGTCGGCAA GAACGTGGTTCACGGCAGCGATTCAGTAGAGAGTGCCCGGCGCGAGATCGCCCTCTGGTTCCGCAAAGATGAAACGCTCTGCTGGGAGGACAGCACGGAACGCTGGATCTACGAGTAG
- the MRPS34 gene encoding 28S ribosomal protein S34, mitochondrial has protein sequence MVRKKVYRPIAAMAKKIREYRALKNRPRDSQRFALDYETMIRPFTGKRLPILAWEDVRNENRLFTLLCRLHHFGIGRMVTRKSWLWEHEEPCYWVITKVKVDYTAENMDHGKAWGYLTFRGRTNDTVEEIPKAMYHDWRMVPKHEEEAFKKCTPVEEESIQYVPYPPLLRAMILAQRRKEGNLDTEEPMLDLQRFDALREERLALFKKKRKEGTPV, from the exons ATGGTCCGCAAGAAAGTTTACCGCCCCATCGCAGCCATGGCCAAGAAGATCCGGGAGTACCGGGCTTTGAAAAACCGCCCCCGAGACTCCCAGCGCTTTGCCCTGGACTACGAGACCATGATCCGTCCCTTCACAGGCAAGCGCCTGCCCATCCTGGCTTGGGAGGACGTGAGGAACGAGAACCGGCTCTTCACCCTGCTGTGCCGGCTGCATCATTTTGGCATCGGGCGGATGGTGACGCGCAAGTCCTGGTTGTGGGAACACGAAGAGCCGTGTTACTGGGTCATCACCAAAGTGAAAGTGGATTATACAGCTGAG AATATGGATCATGGGAAAGCATGGGGATATCTGACATTCAGAG GCAGGACAAACGACACAGTGGAAGAAATCCCCAAGGCTATGTATCATGACTGGCGCATGGTTCCTAAGCATGAGGAGGAGGCCTTTAAGAAATGCACGCCAGTGGAAGAAGAAAGTATACAGTATGTCCCTTACCCTCCTTTGCTGCGGGCCATGATCCTCGCTCAGAGACGGAAGGAAGGGAATCTGGACACGGAAGAGCCAATGCTCGACTTGCAAAGGTTTGACGCCTTACGGGAAGAGCGCTTGGCGCTTTTcaaaaagaagagaaaggaagggacGCCCGTCTGA
- the SPSB3 gene encoding SPRY domain-containing SOCS box protein 3 produces MARRMRNSRAWHYVLSGVRQDADSRVVALASGARGWAYDSDGQHSDSDSEPEFPSLSPSIPTAIPVTGESYCNCENQNEAPYFSNLHAVHRIKDCRCGEEDEYFDWVWDDMNKSTATLLSCDNRKVNFHIDYSCGTAAIRGNKELAEGQHFWEIKMTSPVYGTDMMVGIGTSDVNLDKYRHTFCSLLGKDEDSWGLSYTGLLHHKGDRVSFSTRFGQGSIIGVHLDTWHGTLTFFKNRKCIGVAASKLRNKRFYPMVCSTAAKSSMKVIRSCASHTSLQYLCCYRLRQLLPDHTDTLEALSLPPGLKQVLHNKLGWVLSMNCGRASPSSGSDSESLCGSEAEACRRKRCRRT; encoded by the exons ATGGCAAGACGCATGCGGAATAGCAGAGCCTGGCACTATGTCTTGAGCGGGGTGCGTCAAGATGCGGACTCGCGGGTGGTGGCGTTAGCGTCCGGAGCACGCGGCTGGGCGTACGATTCCGATGGGCAG CACAGTGACTCTGATTCGGAGCCGGAGTTCCCTTCTCTGTCGCCGTCCATCCCCACCGCCATCCCTGTGACCGGAGAGTCCTACTGCAATTGCGAGAACCAGAACGAAGCTCCGTACTTCTCAAACCTCCACGCTGTCCACCGGATAAAAGACTGTCGGTGCGGCGAAGAAGATGAAT ATTTTGACTGGGTGTGGGATGACATGAACAAATCGACGGCCACGCTGTTGTCCTGCGACAACCGCAAGGTGAACTTCCACATTGACTACAGCTGTGGCACCGCCGCCATCCGTGGGAACAAGGAGCTCGCCGAAGGGCAACATTTCTGGGAGATAAAGATGACGTCGCCGGTCTATGGCACGGACATG ATGGTGGGAATCGGGACCTCAGATGTGAATCTGGACAAGTACCGGCACACGTTTTGTAGCTTGTTGGGTAAAGATGAAGACAGCTGGGGGCTCTCTTACACAG GGCTCCTCCACCACAAGGGTGACAGAGTCAGCTTCTCCACACGGTTCGGACAAGGCTCCATCATCGGGGTGCACCTAGACACCTGGCATGGGACTCTGACGTTCTTTAAGAACCGGAAGTGCATCG GAGTCGCTGCCAGCAAGCTGCGGAACAAGCGGTTCTACCCCATGGTGTGTTCCACGGCGGCCAAGAGCAGCATGAAAGTGATCCGCTCCTGTGCCAGCCACACTTCCCTGCAGTACCTCTGCTGCTACCGCCTCCGCCAGTTGCTGCCTGACCACACGGACACGCTGGAGGCCTTGTCCCTCCCTCCGGGACTGAAGCAGGTCCTCCACAACAAACTGGGCTGGGTGCTGAGCATGAACTGCGGCCGGGCCTCCCCCTCTTCGGGCAGTGACTCAGAGAGCTTGTGCGGCTCGGAGGCCGAGGCGTGCCGGCGCAAAAGATGCCGGAGGACATAA